A genomic stretch from Oleomonas cavernae includes:
- a CDS encoding MFS transporter, producing the protein MTDAAPPRRGLARLTRPPIALPPRQWQVLLLVGVAFLINQYDLGVFGLALPRIQASLGIGEGEIGNVTALIRIGVLPAFALAMLADRHGRRRMLMITIVGVALSNLATAFAPDPTSFVICQISARSFIGAEEMLSVVVVAEELDSRVRGWAIGALGALGSMGHGVAALMFGMVDILPHGWRSLYFLAAVPLLALAFLRRRLTETARFAQYRDSGPPASSLAPLLALARAHPVRVAILAAAAAPVAFALAPSLLYVSKHLQVDEGYSPAAVSLLYLTGGAVAMLGNLAGGRLADRLGRRAVLTAAALISPALFAVFYGGSGAIVPAAWVGAIFTYFCVDVTLSALSTELFPTSSRATASAGRSLIWSVSAAGGLWAQGALLELAGSASTATIWVLALAPLTALVVLLAMPRPRAKGSRTSRPNGRSSPPTGRRRRSRSVRPRSTGH; encoded by the coding sequence ATGACCGATGCGGCGCCACCGCGGCGCGGCCTGGCGCGGCTGACGAGGCCGCCGATCGCGCTGCCGCCCCGGCAGTGGCAGGTGCTGCTGCTGGTGGGCGTCGCCTTTTTGATCAACCAGTACGACCTGGGGGTGTTCGGCCTGGCCCTGCCGCGCATCCAGGCCTCGCTGGGCATCGGCGAGGGCGAGATCGGCAACGTCACCGCGCTGATCCGCATCGGCGTGCTGCCGGCCTTTGCCCTCGCCATGCTGGCCGATCGCCACGGCCGGCGGCGCATGCTGATGATCACCATCGTCGGCGTCGCCCTCTCCAACCTGGCGACCGCCTTCGCCCCCGACCCGACCAGCTTTGTGATCTGCCAGATCTCGGCCCGCAGCTTCATCGGGGCCGAGGAGATGCTCTCGGTCGTGGTCGTGGCCGAGGAATTGGACAGCCGGGTGCGCGGCTGGGCGATCGGCGCCCTGGGTGCCCTGGGCTCCATGGGTCACGGCGTGGCGGCCTTGATGTTCGGCATGGTCGATATCCTACCCCATGGCTGGCGCAGCCTCTATTTCCTGGCCGCGGTGCCGCTGCTGGCCCTCGCCTTCCTGCGCCGCCGCCTGACCGAGACGGCACGCTTCGCCCAGTACCGCGACAGCGGGCCGCCGGCCTCCAGCCTGGCGCCGCTGCTCGCCCTGGCCAGGGCGCATCCGGTTCGTGTGGCGATCCTGGCGGCGGCGGCGGCGCCCGTCGCCTTCGCCCTGGCGCCGTCGCTGCTCTATGTCTCCAAGCACCTGCAGGTCGACGAGGGCTACAGCCCGGCGGCGGTCTCGCTGCTCTACCTCACCGGCGGCGCCGTCGCCATGCTGGGCAACCTGGCCGGCGGGCGCCTGGCCGACCGGCTGGGCCGCCGGGCCGTGCTGACCGCGGCGGCCCTGATCAGCCCTGCCCTGTTCGCCGTCTTCTACGGCGGCAGCGGCGCGATCGTGCCGGCGGCCTGGGTCGGGGCGATCTTCACCTATTTCTGCGTCGATGTAACCTTGTCGGCGCTCAGCACCGAATTGTTCCCGACCTCGAGCCGGGCCACCGCCTCGGCCGGCCGCTCGCTCATCTGGTCGGTCTCGGCGGCCGGCGGCCTGTGGGCCCAGGGCGCCCTGCTGGAGCTTGCCGGCAGCGCCTCCACGGCGACCATCTGGGTGCTGGCCCTGGCGCCGCTCACCGCCCTTGTCGTGCTGCTCGCCATGCCGAGACCGCGGGCAAAAGGCTCGAGGACATCGCGCCCGAACGGCCGCTCTAGCCCGCCGACCGGCAGGCGGCGCAGATCCCGGTCAGTTCGACCGAGGTCGACTGGACACTGA
- a CDS encoding Fur family transcriptional regulator codes for MTHAHDHDHDHCVSDALTRAEALCATRGAKLTDLRRQVFELVLESHRPAGAYDLVARLGEVGGKPVAPQTVYRALDFLMEQGLVHRIASLNAFVGCSHPDTSHAGQFLICTRCREVAELGDPGAVGMLAARAAERGFSVQSTSVELTGICAACRSAG; via the coding sequence ATGACCCACGCCCATGATCACGACCACGACCATTGCGTCAGCGACGCCTTGACCAGGGCGGAGGCGCTGTGTGCGACGCGCGGCGCCAAGCTGACGGACCTGCGCCGCCAGGTGTTCGAACTGGTGCTGGAAAGCCATCGGCCCGCGGGGGCCTATGACCTGGTCGCCCGGCTGGGCGAGGTGGGCGGCAAGCCGGTGGCGCCGCAGACCGTCTACCGCGCGCTGGATTTCCTGATGGAGCAGGGGCTGGTCCACCGCATCGCCTCGCTCAATGCCTTTGTCGGCTGCAGCCATCCCGATACCAGCCATGCCGGCCAGTTCCTGATCTGCACCCGCTGCCGGGAAGTGGCGGAACTGGGCGATCCCGGCGCCGTCGGCATGCTGGCCGCCCGCGCGGCCGAGCGTGGTTTCAGTGTCCAGTCGACCTCGGTCGAACTGACCGGGATCTGCGCCGCCTGCCGGTCGGCGGGCTAG
- the hisI gene encoding phosphoribosyl-AMP cyclohydrolase, translated as MTATAIAQILAAVKFDERGLVPAIAQAHDSGEVLMMAWMNAQSLAETLNTGRVTYWSRSRAGLWRKGDTSGHVQVLRELRVDCDGDTILLLVDQTGPACHTGTRTCFFRKAEDGALVEAATFVPCGHEHG; from the coding sequence ATGACCGCCACCGCCATCGCCCAAATCCTCGCCGCCGTGAAATTCGACGAACGCGGCCTCGTGCCCGCCATCGCCCAAGCCCACGACAGCGGCGAGGTCCTGATGATGGCCTGGATGAATGCGCAATCCCTGGCCGAGACCTTGAATACCGGCCGCGTCACCTACTGGTCGCGCTCGCGCGCCGGCCTGTGGCGCAAGGGCGACACCTCCGGCCATGTCCAGGTGCTGCGCGAGCTGCGCGTCGACTGCGACGGCGACACGATCCTGCTCCTGGTCGACCAGACCGGCCCCGCCTGCCACACCGGCACCCGCACCTGCTTCTTCCGCAAGGCGGAGGATGGCGCCCTGGTCGAGGCGGCGACCTTCGTGCCCTGCGGGCATGAGCACGGGTAG
- a CDS encoding DUF3885 domain-containing protein — protein sequence MPGNTTIAEIAGLFGKPELSHALFYAFEVGLRLRLGSDQDWHYQIDRIPRFLHSIDRARAIIRAVFAPTDPVALISQYGGPAWGNAERKGIAALKAAGFDVGVLKPAGDVIQDDHDDGTYRRWYLTPPLPAHEVDKLTWCAVSGEIDVKPQASAFKIYLVDPDRKVIAHVYDDRGMDVVALEPDTLRPLYRQFQGWLLDYDRSRMDAVFASGNVLPVTPKTTD from the coding sequence GTGCCCGGCAACACGACCATAGCCGAGATCGCGGGCCTGTTCGGCAAGCCCGAACTGTCCCACGCCCTGTTCTATGCCTTCGAGGTCGGCCTTCGCCTCAGGCTGGGCAGTGATCAAGACTGGCACTATCAGATCGACCGTATTCCCCGTTTTCTGCATTCGATCGACCGCGCCCGGGCGATCATCAGGGCGGTGTTTGCGCCGACGGACCCGGTCGCACTGATCAGCCAGTATGGCGGACCGGCCTGGGGCAACGCCGAACGAAAGGGCATCGCCGCCCTGAAAGCAGCGGGATTTGATGTCGGCGTGCTGAAACCCGCAGGAGACGTTATCCAGGACGACCATGACGACGGGACCTATCGACGCTGGTATCTCACGCCGCCCCTTCCCGCCCATGAGGTCGACAAGCTGACATGGTGTGCGGTGTCAGGCGAGATAGACGTCAAGCCGCAGGCGAGCGCGTTCAAGATTTACCTGGTCGATCCGGACCGCAAGGTCATCGCCCATGTCTATGACGACCGCGGCATGGACGTTGTCGCCCTGGAACCCGATACATTACGGCCGCTCTATCGCCAGTTCCAGGGCTGGCTGCTCGACTACGACCGCAGCAGAATGGACGCTGTCTTCGCCTCCGGCAACGTGTTGCCCGTAACCCCGAAGACTACCGACTGA
- a CDS encoding ATP-grasp domain-containing protein, with amino-acid sequence MPKTIIFCSDPIDPKVADAAFQREADAATALGVSHLLIDHEALDHRHDTKAALRRLRVDGPIEAIYRGWMLRVEDYALLYDALEAKEVRLVNSPDQYAACHWGPVAYPHVAPWMAPTAWIAGDEMDDDQALAYTLAAFGDGPVVLKDWVKSQAAGYWEEACFIPSASDLAGAKRVISRFRELQGNSLVGGLVFRAWRELAHIGDEVMEWRVFAFDGHPVGCWPRITGMIGDGPPKEIVEAVCAALPSHFATADFARLASGGWLLLEVGDGQVSGLPEVADPQHLLNAILGVSPLR; translated from the coding sequence ATGCCAAAGACGATTATCTTCTGCTCGGATCCAATTGATCCAAAGGTCGCAGATGCCGCATTTCAGCGGGAGGCTGACGCAGCGACGGCGCTTGGCGTTTCGCATCTGCTGATCGACCACGAGGCGTTGGATCATCGTCACGACACCAAGGCTGCACTACGACGCCTTCGCGTCGACGGCCCGATCGAGGCTATCTACCGCGGCTGGATGTTGAGGGTGGAAGACTACGCGTTGCTGTACGATGCGCTGGAAGCGAAGGAAGTCCGCCTCGTCAATTCGCCCGATCAGTATGCAGCGTGCCATTGGGGGCCGGTGGCCTATCCTCATGTGGCGCCTTGGATGGCGCCGACTGCATGGATTGCCGGCGACGAGATGGATGACGACCAAGCGCTGGCATACACGCTGGCAGCGTTCGGCGATGGCCCCGTGGTTCTGAAGGACTGGGTAAAATCGCAGGCTGCGGGTTATTGGGAGGAAGCCTGCTTCATCCCGTCAGCGAGCGATCTTGCGGGGGCGAAGCGAGTGATCTCTCGTTTCCGGGAACTCCAGGGTAATTCTCTGGTCGGTGGGTTGGTATTTCGTGCCTGGCGTGAGCTCGCCCATATCGGCGACGAGGTCATGGAATGGCGGGTATTTGCGTTCGACGGTCACCCGGTCGGTTGTTGGCCAAGGATCACCGGTATGATTGGCGATGGCCCGCCAAAGGAAATTGTCGAAGCTGTCTGCGCTGCCTTGCCAAGTCATTTCGCGACGGCCGACTTTGCACGCCTCGCCAGTGGCGGATGGCTCCTTTTGGAAGTAGGTGACGGTCAAGTTTCAGGCCTGCCTGAAGTTGCTGACCCGCAACACCTGCTCAACGCGATTCTCGGTGTGAGCCCATTGCGCTGA
- a CDS encoding D-arabinono-1,4-lactone oxidase, translated as MTAWRNWSGLHQANPAVIFSPVEETGIVAAVREAKARGLTLRVVGSGHSFTPLCVTDSAHISLAGHSGVVAVEGEQATVKAGTTIRALGPLLRERGLSLANQGDIDAQAIAGAIGTGTHGTGVGLGSIASQATALRLVTASGDIVSCSATVESDVFNAARVAMGSMGILSEVTLACRPAYTLHERQRGMALDEVLATFPDFAQAHRHAEFFWFPLSQAAVVKTLDPTDAPVSKALALHHFKTSVVENGALWAFAQASRLIPALTGPLARLSAAAGSSEKIDYAERTFPSSRSVRFNEMEYAVPAQAGLECIAEIRAWFQRTGTRIYFPIEFRYVAADDIWLSPFEGRDCAAIAVHRLAGEDFTAYFAAMEAIFRNHQGRPHWGKLHTLKAADLAALYPHWHDFQTVRRRLDPDGLFLNDYLRDLFEE; from the coding sequence GTGACCGCCTGGCGCAACTGGTCGGGCCTGCACCAGGCCAACCCGGCCGTCATCTTCTCACCGGTCGAGGAGACCGGCATCGTCGCCGCGGTGCGCGAGGCCAAGGCCCGGGGCCTGACCTTGCGCGTGGTCGGCAGCGGCCATTCCTTCACCCCCCTGTGCGTAACCGACAGCGCCCATATCAGCCTTGCCGGCCACAGCGGCGTGGTCGCGGTCGAGGGTGAACAGGCGACGGTGAAGGCCGGCACCACGATCAGGGCGTTAGGCCCCTTGCTGCGCGAAAGGGGCTTGAGCCTCGCCAACCAGGGCGACATCGATGCCCAGGCCATTGCCGGTGCCATCGGCACCGGCACCCATGGCACGGGGGTCGGCCTGGGCAGCATCGCGTCCCAGGCAACCGCCCTGCGCCTGGTGACCGCCAGCGGCGACATCGTGTCGTGCAGCGCCACGGTCGAGAGCGACGTCTTCAACGCCGCCCGTGTCGCCATGGGCTCGATGGGCATTCTCTCCGAGGTGACACTCGCCTGCCGTCCCGCCTATACGCTGCACGAGCGCCAGCGCGGCATGGCCCTCGACGAGGTGCTGGCGACGTTCCCGGATTTCGCGCAGGCGCATCGTCACGCGGAATTCTTCTGGTTCCCGCTCTCCCAGGCGGCCGTGGTGAAAACCCTGGACCCGACCGATGCCCCGGTCTCCAAGGCCCTTGCCCTGCATCACTTCAAGACCTCGGTGGTGGAGAACGGCGCCCTGTGGGCTTTCGCCCAGGCTTCGCGCCTGATCCCGGCGCTCACCGGCCCGCTGGCCCGGCTCTCGGCCGCGGCCGGCAGCAGCGAGAAGATCGACTATGCCGAGCGCACTTTCCCCTCCAGCCGCTCGGTCCGCTTCAACGAGATGGAATATGCGGTGCCGGCACAGGCCGGCCTGGAGTGCATCGCCGAGATCCGCGCCTGGTTCCAGCGCACGGGGACCAGGATCTACTTCCCCATCGAGTTCCGCTACGTCGCCGCCGACGACATCTGGCTCAGCCCCTTCGAGGGCCGCGACTGCGCTGCCATCGCCGTCCACCGCCTGGCTGGCGAGGACTTCACCGCCTATTTCGCGGCGATGGAAGCCATCTTCCGCAACCACCAGGGCCGCCCCCACTGGGGCAAGCTCCACACCCTGAAAGCGGCGGACCTCGCAGCGCTCTATCCCCACTGGCACGACTTCCAAACCGTCCGCCGCCGGCTGGACCCTGACGGCCTGTTCCTCAACGACTATCTGCGCGACCTGTTCGAGGAGTAG
- a CDS encoding ABC transporter ATP-binding protein, producing MIEVEGLCFEYPAKRALDQVGFRIEPGTVTALVGPNGAGKTTLLRCLATLEVPYAGAIRLGGIDAAAEPRTARRLLGFLDEFFGLYDDLTVLQCLRYWAGAHGIEGDTVPVAKDAAAKLGLADRLGERAGSLSRGLRQRLAIAQAIIHRPRILLMDEPASGLDPEARASLAELILSLQAQGMTIIVSSHILAELEDYSSHMLIVDQGRIVDHAPLRGAHRAGQAAASRHLRLVLAAGADRLLDALGECPALPIPRSARPGRSSTSPAISSPSRCCCGN from the coding sequence ATGATCGAGGTCGAGGGGCTTTGCTTCGAATATCCGGCCAAGCGGGCGCTGGACCAGGTCGGCTTCCGCATCGAGCCGGGCACCGTGACGGCGCTGGTGGGCCCCAACGGGGCGGGCAAGACCACCTTGCTGCGCTGCCTCGCCACCCTGGAGGTGCCCTATGCCGGCGCCATCCGCTTAGGCGGCATCGATGCCGCGGCCGAGCCGCGCACGGCGCGCCGCCTGCTGGGCTTCCTCGACGAATTCTTCGGTCTCTATGACGATCTGACCGTGCTGCAATGCCTGCGCTATTGGGCCGGGGCGCACGGGATCGAGGGCGACACGGTGCCGGTGGCCAAGGATGCCGCTGCCAAGCTGGGCCTGGCCGACCGCCTGGGCGAGCGGGCCGGCAGCCTGTCGCGCGGCCTGCGCCAGCGCCTGGCGATCGCCCAGGCCATCATCCACCGCCCGCGCATCCTGCTGATGGACGAGCCGGCCTCGGGCCTCGACCCCGAGGCGCGGGCGAGCCTGGCCGAGCTGATCCTGTCGCTCCAGGCGCAGGGGATGACGATCATCGTCTCGTCCCACATCCTGGCGGAACTCGAGGATTACTCGTCCCACATGCTGATCGTGGATCAGGGGCGGATCGTCGATCATGCCCCCTTGCGCGGTGCCCATCGGGCCGGGCAGGCGGCTGCCTCGCGCCATCTGCGCCTGGTCCTGGCGGCGGGTGCCGATCGCCTTCTGGACGCACTGGGGGAATGCCCGGCGTTACCGATCCCAAGGTCGGCGAGGCCGGGGCGGTCTTCGACTTCGCCGGCGATCTCGTCGCCCAGTCGCTGCTGCTGCGGCAATTGA
- a CDS encoding TetR/AcrR family transcriptional regulator — translation MARSRLHPDPFTEPRWRRRKDARPSEILDAALGVFVEKGFAAARIEDIAQRAGVTKGTVYLYFPSKQAVFEALIRQAILPRFEAIEAIADAYDGPIAPLFQRLIQEVGQRVAGELAVFPKLIISEAGNFPEIARFYRFEVIARGEALFSRLYAKGVATGELPDIDPRIVTKLTVAPLLLSAIWKTTFSAFDEEALDVAALIQTHAQVLARGLAALAREARP, via the coding sequence ATGGCCCGAAGCCGCCTCCATCCCGATCCCTTCACCGAGCCGCGCTGGCGCCGGCGCAAGGATGCGCGGCCGTCGGAAATCCTCGATGCCGCCCTGGGCGTCTTCGTCGAGAAGGGTTTCGCCGCGGCGCGGATCGAGGACATCGCCCAGCGCGCCGGGGTCACCAAGGGCACGGTCTATCTCTATTTCCCGTCCAAGCAGGCGGTGTTCGAGGCCCTGATCCGCCAGGCCATCCTGCCGCGCTTCGAGGCGATCGAGGCCATCGCCGATGCCTATGATGGGCCGATCGCGCCCTTGTTCCAGCGCCTGATCCAGGAGGTCGGCCAGCGGGTGGCGGGCGAGTTGGCGGTGTTTCCCAAGCTGATCATCTCGGAGGCGGGGAATTTTCCCGAGATCGCGCGCTTCTACCGCTTCGAGGTGATCGCCCGGGGCGAGGCGCTGTTCTCCCGCCTCTATGCCAAGGGAGTCGCCACCGGCGAGTTGCCCGATATCGATCCGCGCATCGTCACCAAGCTGACCGTGGCGCCCCTGCTGCTCAGCGCCATCTGGAAGACCACCTTCTCGGCCTTCGACGAAGAAGCCTTGGATGTCGCCGCGCTGATCCAGACCCACGCCCAGGTTCTCGCCCGCGGCCTTGCCGCGCTGGCCCGGGAGGCACGCCCATGA
- a CDS encoding HlyD family secretion protein, with the protein MTRTLSPFVLLALILAGCGDNGGQVTVQGYAEGDFVTVAATAGGRLTARPVNRGDVVKAGDALFALDATAATASRDQAAASLAQAQADLADSLKGSRPTEVAAIDAQIAEARSALDLARIELARTQRLTATQVASRQGLDKAQATVEQAQARLEALEAQRDTATLGARDDRILAARAAVAAASATLADAEWQLAERQVTAPVAGIVSETIRDPGEVVAAGAPVLTLLPDDGTKIRFFLPETLLPKVAPGDTVRLACDGCPGDLAARVTYVAPKEEFTPPTVYTVTNRETFVYLVEARQSAGATRLRPGQPLDVTIGAP; encoded by the coding sequence ATGACCCGCACCCTGTCCCCTTTCGTCCTGCTTGCCCTGATCCTTGCCGGCTGCGGCGACAACGGCGGCCAGGTTACGGTCCAGGGCTATGCCGAGGGTGATTTCGTCACTGTCGCCGCCACCGCCGGCGGCCGCCTGACCGCGCGCCCGGTGAACCGCGGCGACGTGGTGAAGGCTGGCGACGCCCTGTTCGCGCTGGACGCGACGGCGGCCACAGCCAGCCGCGACCAGGCCGCCGCCAGCCTCGCCCAGGCCCAGGCCGATCTGGCCGACAGCCTGAAAGGCAGCCGGCCCACGGAAGTCGCCGCGATCGACGCCCAGATCGCCGAGGCGCGCTCGGCCCTCGATCTCGCCCGCATCGAGTTGGCGCGCACCCAGCGCCTGACCGCGACCCAGGTCGCCAGCCGTCAGGGCCTGGACAAGGCCCAGGCGACGGTCGAGCAGGCCCAGGCCCGCCTCGAGGCCCTGGAAGCCCAGCGCGACACCGCCACCCTGGGCGCCCGCGACGACCGCATCCTGGCGGCACGCGCGGCAGTCGCCGCAGCCAGTGCGACGCTGGCCGATGCCGAGTGGCAACTGGCCGAACGGCAGGTAACGGCGCCGGTGGCCGGCATCGTCAGCGAGACCATCCGCGACCCCGGCGAAGTGGTCGCGGCCGGGGCCCCGGTGCTGACCCTGCTGCCCGACGACGGCACCAAGATCCGCTTCTTCCTGCCCGAAACCCTGCTGCCCAAGGTCGCCCCGGGCGACACGGTGCGCCTTGCCTGCGACGGCTGTCCCGGCGATCTCGCCGCCCGCGTCACCTATGTGGCGCCCAAGGAGGAATTCACCCCGCCGACGGTCTATACCGTCACCAACCGGGAGACCTTCGTCTACCTGGTCGAGGCGCGGCAGAGCGCCGGGGCCACGCGCCTGCGCCCCGGCCAGCCGCTCGACGTGACGATCGGCGCGCCATGA
- a CDS encoding ABC transporter ATP-binding protein: MTTPLAIDVTDLTKRFGERTVVDHVSVKVKTGEIMGFLGPNGSGKTTTIRMLCGLLVPDEGRGTCLGLDVLAQSDAIKRQVGYMTQKFSFYEDLTIEENLSFVARIYDLDRRAQRVAETLERLGLANRRNQLAGSLSGGWKQRLALAACIMHEPRLLLLDEPTAGVDPKARRDFWDQIHLLAAEGMTVLVSTHYMDEAERCHRIAYIAYGKLLTEGTVDEVVAAAGLTTFALSGPGMGALARLLEGAPGVDQVAPFGTVLHVSGRDGAALKATLDSVVNGTPGVHISADAPSLEDVFILLMGGAQDNFS; encoded by the coding sequence ATGACCACCCCGCTCGCCATCGATGTCACCGATCTGACCAAGCGCTTTGGCGAGCGCACGGTGGTCGATCACGTCTCGGTCAAGGTCAAGACCGGCGAGATCATGGGCTTCCTCGGCCCCAACGGCAGCGGCAAGACCACCACCATCCGCATGCTGTGCGGCCTGCTGGTGCCCGACGAGGGACGCGGCACGTGTCTGGGCCTGGACGTGCTGGCGCAGAGCGATGCGATCAAGCGCCAGGTCGGCTATATGACGCAGAAGTTCAGCTTCTACGAAGACCTGACGATCGAGGAGAACCTGAGCTTCGTCGCCCGCATCTATGACCTCGACCGCCGGGCGCAGCGCGTCGCCGAGACGCTGGAACGCCTGGGGCTGGCCAACCGCCGCAACCAGCTCGCGGGCTCGCTGTCGGGCGGCTGGAAGCAGCGCCTGGCGCTGGCCGCCTGCATCATGCACGAGCCGCGCCTGCTGCTGCTGGACGAGCCCACCGCCGGCGTCGACCCCAAGGCGCGGCGCGATTTCTGGGACCAGATCCATCTCCTCGCGGCCGAGGGCATGACCGTGCTGGTCTCGACCCATTACATGGACGAGGCGGAACGCTGCCACCGCATCGCCTACATCGCCTATGGCAAGCTGCTGACCGAGGGCACGGTGGACGAGGTCGTGGCCGCCGCCGGCCTGACCACCTTCGCCCTGTCGGGCCCCGGCATGGGCGCCCTGGCCAGGCTGCTGGAAGGCGCGCCCGGCGTCGACCAGGTCGCCCCCTTCGGCACCGTGCTCCACGTCTCGGGCCGCGACGGGGCCGCCCTGAAAGCCACGCTGGACAGCGTGGTGAATGGCACGCCGGGGGTCCACATCAGCGCGGATGCCCCGTCGCTGGAAGATGTCTTCATCCTGCTGATGGGCGGGGCACAGGACAATTTCTCATGA
- a CDS encoding ABC transporter permease encodes MTTFLHSFGISRARLAAMVVKEFIQMRRDRLTFALLIGIPIMQLALFGFAINNDPKGLPTIVHVAEDGPHARSILSALRNSGYFKLEEEAASRAQVDRALELGRVQFAVTIPAGFERTLLRGETPQLLIEADASDPSATGNAIAALARIGTEALRHDQGDLAGTTVATDDRPPPFEFVVHRRFNPDGITQYNIVPGLIGVILTMTMVITTAMAMTRERERGTMENLLAMPVRPIEVMTGKILPPIGMGAIQVSVVLIAARGLFGVPMTGSFPALIIAVMLFIATNLCIGFTFSTVARNQLQAMQMSFFFFLPSILLSGFMFPFRGMPSWAQAIGECLPLTHFLRVVRGVMLRGNGFAEVSANAWPMLAILVVVTVVALNRYRQTLD; translated from the coding sequence ATGACGACCTTCCTCCATTCCTTCGGCATTTCCCGTGCCCGCCTCGCCGCCATGGTGGTGAAGGAATTCATTCAGATGCGGCGCGACCGCCTGACCTTTGCCCTGCTGATCGGCATCCCGATCATGCAGCTCGCCCTGTTCGGCTTTGCCATCAACAACGACCCCAAGGGCCTGCCCACCATCGTCCATGTGGCCGAGGACGGCCCCCATGCCCGCAGTATCCTCAGCGCCCTGCGCAATTCCGGTTACTTCAAGCTGGAGGAAGAGGCAGCCAGCCGGGCGCAGGTCGACCGCGCCCTGGAACTGGGCCGGGTACAATTCGCAGTGACGATCCCGGCGGGCTTCGAGCGCACCCTGCTGCGCGGCGAGACCCCGCAACTGCTGATCGAGGCCGATGCCAGCGACCCCTCCGCCACCGGCAATGCCATCGCCGCCCTGGCGCGTATCGGAACCGAGGCCCTGCGCCACGACCAGGGCGACCTGGCCGGCACCACGGTCGCGACGGACGACCGCCCGCCGCCCTTCGAATTTGTCGTCCACCGCCGCTTCAACCCCGACGGCATCACCCAGTACAATATCGTGCCCGGCCTGATCGGGGTGATCCTGACCATGACCATGGTGATTACCACCGCCATGGCCATGACCCGCGAACGCGAGCGCGGCACCATGGAAAACCTCCTCGCCATGCCGGTGCGGCCGATCGAGGTGATGACGGGCAAGATCCTGCCGCCCATCGGCATGGGGGCGATTCAGGTCTCGGTCGTGCTGATCGCCGCGCGCGGCCTGTTCGGGGTGCCGATGACCGGCTCGTTCCCAGCCCTGATCATCGCCGTGATGCTGTTCATCGCCACCAACCTGTGCATCGGCTTCACCTTCTCGACGGTGGCGCGCAACCAGCTCCAGGCGATGCAGATGTCGTTCTTCTTCTTCCTGCCGTCGATCCTGCTCTCGGGCTTCATGTTCCCCTTCCGCGGCATGCCGTCGTGGGCCCAGGCGATCGGCGAATGCCTGCCGCTGACCCATTTCCTGCGGGTGGTGCGCGGCGTCATGCTGCGCGGCAACGGCTTTGCCGAGGTTTCGGCCAATGCCTGGCCGATGCTGGCGATCCTGGTCGTTGTGACCGTGGTCGCCCTCAACCGCTATCGCCAGACTCTGGACTAA
- the fabI gene encoding enoyl-ACP reductase FabI: MFSLVGKKALVVGIANESSIAFGCAKAFRAQGADLAVTFQNAKAEPHVRPAAEALGAKIVLPLDVQEDGEFGRVFDEIEHLWGRIDICLHAVAFCPKPDLHGRVVDCSRGGFTTAMDTSVHSFIRMVQRAEPLMPAGGTCMTVSYFGAEKVVEHYNIMGPVKAALESASRYMAAELGPKGIRVHALSPGPLKTRAASGIDHFDELMARAAERAPTHHLADVDDVGAYAAFLASDEAANITGGVHYIDGGYHIVG; the protein is encoded by the coding sequence ATGTTTTCGCTGGTCGGGAAGAAGGCACTGGTGGTCGGCATCGCCAATGAGTCCTCGATCGCCTTTGGCTGCGCCAAGGCCTTCCGCGCCCAGGGCGCCGATCTCGCCGTCACCTTCCAGAATGCCAAGGCGGAGCCCCATGTCCGCCCCGCCGCGGAGGCGTTGGGTGCCAAAATCGTGCTGCCCCTGGACGTGCAGGAGGACGGCGAATTCGGCCGGGTGTTCGACGAGATCGAGCACCTGTGGGGCCGGATCGACATCTGCCTGCACGCCGTCGCCTTCTGTCCCAAGCCGGACCTCCACGGCCGCGTCGTCGATTGCTCGCGCGGCGGCTTTACCACGGCGATGGACACCTCGGTCCATTCCTTCATCCGCATGGTGCAGCGGGCCGAGCCGCTGATGCCCGCCGGCGGCACCTGCATGACCGTCTCCTACTTCGGCGCCGAAAAGGTCGTCGAGCACTACAACATCATGGGGCCAGTCAAGGCGGCACTCGAATCGGCCAGCCGCTACATGGCGGCGGAACTCGGCCCCAAGGGGATCCGGGTGCATGCGCTGTCGCCCGGCCCCTTGAAGACACGGGCGGCGTCGGGCATCGACCATTTCGACGAACTGATGGCGCGGGCGGCCGAACGCGCGCCCACCCACCACCTGGCGGATGTCGACGATGTCGGCGCCTATGCAGCCTTCCTGGCCAGCGACGAGGCCGCCAACATCACCGGCGGTGTCCATTACATCGACGGCGGCTACCACATCGTCGGCTGA